A part of Miscanthus floridulus cultivar M001 chromosome 6, ASM1932011v1, whole genome shotgun sequence genomic DNA contains:
- the LOC136458207 gene encoding CRS2-associated factor 2, chloroplastic isoform X2: MPPPPPQGPVPSHAGRANLFSAPPPPLSNRRYPHQRSLPLPPVSPGRRDPKNHSRQPSQEVEPTDSGPRRTASTNPAFRAAHLRTAYRKPVPPAAAAGEGEALLAADPTDAASGRTVVVGPSGLSFRLPGAPFDFQFSYSEAPRAPPLAIREPAFLPFAPPTMPRPWTGKAPLLTKEEKARRRGVRLHTPLGQEPRQTVSAHGIMMEVRERRQMDLARVSPGDGRSREEVLGEPLTPSEVRALVKPHISHNRQLNIGRDGLTHNMLEMIHCHWRRQEICKVRCRGVPTVDMKNLCYHLEEKSGGKVIHRVGGVVFLYRGRHYDPRTRPRYPLMLWKPATPVYPKLIKEAPEGLTKEEADEMRRKGHDLLPICKLAKNGIYITLVKDVRDAFEGNDLDLVPCVLLSFDDEQILMYRGKEWKSRYSKPLTLIPKVPKNNLAMSSDMNSSDTDQVAIREVLRPKMFKLWKSAVDSSLALLLDDAEANDLAPDSLLTLVEEFSVTSQAAEHSFPALLVTNGEVNTESLSAEYINDEPETSIFGNEEGRQLEQSPDLCDDEHFELDMFERLESSVPLGSLPIDSMIEQLNSE, encoded by the exons atgccgccaccgccgccgcagggTCCCGTTCCCTCCCATGCTGGCCGCGCCAACCTCTTCTCCGCCCCGCCGCCTCCCCTGTCCAACCGCCGCTACCCCCATCAACGGTCCCTGCCCCTCCCGCCCGTCTCCCCTGGCCGCCGCGACCCCAAGAACCACTCCCGGCAGCCTTCCCAAGAGGTAGAACCGACAGACAGCGGTCCAAGGAGAACGGCCAGCACCAACCCGGCCTTCCGCGCGGCCCACCTCCGTACCGCGTACCGCAAGCCCGTGCCTCCAGCCGCAGCCGCCGGCGAAGGCGAGGCCCTCCTCGCCGCCGACCCAACCGACGCCGCCTCGGGGCGCACCGTCGTCGTGGGTCCCTCGGGCCTCTCCTTCCGCCTCCCTGGCGCGCCGTTCGACTTCCAGTTCAGCTACTCCGAGGCGCCCCGCGCCCCGCCGCTCGCCATCCGGGAGCCGGCCTTCCTGCCCTTCGCGCCGCCGACCATGCCGCGGCCCTGGACGGGCAAGGCGCCGTTGCTGACGAAGGAGGAGAAGGCGCGCCGCCGGGGCGTGCGGCTGCACACGCCGCTCGGCCAGGAGCCGCGGCAAACGGTGAGCGCGCACGGGATCATGATGGAGGTCAGGGAGAGGAGGCAAATGGACCTGGCCAGGGTGAGCCCCGGTGACGGCAGGAGCAGGGAGGAGGTGCTCGGTGAACCGCTCACCCCATCTGAGGTGCGCGCGCTCGTCAAGCCGCACATTTCACACAACCGGCAGCTCAACATTG GAAGAGATGGCTTGACCCACAACATGTTGGAAATGATACATTGTCATTGGAGGCGCCAGGAAATCTGCAAAGTTAGATGCCGAGGCGTTCCAACTGTTGATATGAAGAATCTCTGTTATCATCTTGAG GAAAAGTCAGGTGGAAAAGTCATTCACCGAGTAGGTGGCGTTGTTTTTCTATATAGAGGAAGACATTATGATCCGAGGACCCGTCCTCGCTATCCACTAATGCTCTGGAAACCTGCCACTCCTGTATATCCAAAACTCATCAAAGAAGCTCCAGAAGGGCTTACAAAAGAAGAAGCAGATGAAATGAGAAGGAAAGGGCATGATCTGCTGCCAATCTGTAAATTAG ccaaaaatGGAatatacatcactcttgtcaaggATGTGCGAGATGCTTTTGAAGGAAATGACCTG GATCTTGTTCCCTGTGTTCTTTTATCATTTGACGATGAACAGATATTAATGTACAGAGGAAAAGAATGGAAATCCAGATACTCGAAGCCTCTTACTCTCATTCCAAAAGTTCCAAAGAATAATCTGGCAATGTCATCTGACATGAATAGTTCAG ATACAGATCAAGTTGCGATAAGAGAAGTATTGAGACCCAAAATGTTTAAATTATGGAAGAGTGCAGTGGACTCGTCTCTGGCATTGCTGCTGGATGACGCTGAAGCAAATGATCTCGCACCGGATTCACTGCTGACTTTGGTTGAGGAGTTCAGCGTGACATCTCAGGCAGCGGAGCACTCATTTCCTGCTCTGCTTGTGACCAATGGTGAGGTGAACACCGAATCTCTAAGTGCAGAATACATAAATGATGAGCCTGAAACAAGCATTTTTGGAAACGAAGAGGGCCGCCAGCTCGAGCAGTCACCTGATCTCTGTGACGATGAACATTTTGAACTTGACATGTTTGAGCGTCTGGAGTCATCTGTGCCATTGGGTTCGCTGCCGATTGACAGCATGATAGAGCAGCTGAACAGTGAGTGA
- the LOC136458207 gene encoding CRS2-associated factor 2, chloroplastic isoform X1 produces the protein MPPPPPQGPVPSHAGRANLFSAPPPPLSNRRYPHQRSLPLPPVSPGRRDPKNHSRQPSQEVEPTDSGPRRTASTNPAFRAAHLRTAYRKPVPPAAAAGEGEALLAADPTDAASGRTVVVGPSGLSFRLPGAPFDFQFSYSEAPRAPPLAIREPAFLPFAPPTMPRPWTGKAPLLTKEEKARRRGVRLHTPLGQEPRQTVSAHGIMMEVRERRQMDLARVSPGDGRSREEVLGEPLTPSEVRALVKPHISHNRQLNIGRDGLTHNMLEMIHCHWRRQEICKVRCRGVPTVDMKNLCYHLEEKSGGKVIHRVGGVVFLYRGRHYDPRTRPRYPLMLWKPATPVYPKLIKEAPEGLTKEEADEMRRKGHDLLPICKLAKNGIYITLVKDVRDAFEGNDLVKIDCEGLNPSDYKKIGAKLRDLVPCVLLSFDDEQILMYRGKEWKSRYSKPLTLIPKVPKNNLAMSSDMNSSDQVAIREVLRPKMFKLWKSAVDSSLALLLDDAEANDLAPDSLLTLVEEFSVTSQAAEHSFPALLVTNGEVNTESLSAEYINDEPETSIFGNEEGRQLEQSPDLCDDEHFELDMFERLESSVPLGSLPIDSMIEQLNSE, from the exons atgccgccaccgccgccgcagggTCCCGTTCCCTCCCATGCTGGCCGCGCCAACCTCTTCTCCGCCCCGCCGCCTCCCCTGTCCAACCGCCGCTACCCCCATCAACGGTCCCTGCCCCTCCCGCCCGTCTCCCCTGGCCGCCGCGACCCCAAGAACCACTCCCGGCAGCCTTCCCAAGAGGTAGAACCGACAGACAGCGGTCCAAGGAGAACGGCCAGCACCAACCCGGCCTTCCGCGCGGCCCACCTCCGTACCGCGTACCGCAAGCCCGTGCCTCCAGCCGCAGCCGCCGGCGAAGGCGAGGCCCTCCTCGCCGCCGACCCAACCGACGCCGCCTCGGGGCGCACCGTCGTCGTGGGTCCCTCGGGCCTCTCCTTCCGCCTCCCTGGCGCGCCGTTCGACTTCCAGTTCAGCTACTCCGAGGCGCCCCGCGCCCCGCCGCTCGCCATCCGGGAGCCGGCCTTCCTGCCCTTCGCGCCGCCGACCATGCCGCGGCCCTGGACGGGCAAGGCGCCGTTGCTGACGAAGGAGGAGAAGGCGCGCCGCCGGGGCGTGCGGCTGCACACGCCGCTCGGCCAGGAGCCGCGGCAAACGGTGAGCGCGCACGGGATCATGATGGAGGTCAGGGAGAGGAGGCAAATGGACCTGGCCAGGGTGAGCCCCGGTGACGGCAGGAGCAGGGAGGAGGTGCTCGGTGAACCGCTCACCCCATCTGAGGTGCGCGCGCTCGTCAAGCCGCACATTTCACACAACCGGCAGCTCAACATTG GAAGAGATGGCTTGACCCACAACATGTTGGAAATGATACATTGTCATTGGAGGCGCCAGGAAATCTGCAAAGTTAGATGCCGAGGCGTTCCAACTGTTGATATGAAGAATCTCTGTTATCATCTTGAG GAAAAGTCAGGTGGAAAAGTCATTCACCGAGTAGGTGGCGTTGTTTTTCTATATAGAGGAAGACATTATGATCCGAGGACCCGTCCTCGCTATCCACTAATGCTCTGGAAACCTGCCACTCCTGTATATCCAAAACTCATCAAAGAAGCTCCAGAAGGGCTTACAAAAGAAGAAGCAGATGAAATGAGAAGGAAAGGGCATGATCTGCTGCCAATCTGTAAATTAG ccaaaaatGGAatatacatcactcttgtcaaggATGTGCGAGATGCTTTTGAAGGAAATGACCTGGTAAAGATTGACTGTGAGGGTTTGAATCCAAGTGACTACAAAAAGATTGGAGCGAAACTAAGG GATCTTGTTCCCTGTGTTCTTTTATCATTTGACGATGAACAGATATTAATGTACAGAGGAAAAGAATGGAAATCCAGATACTCGAAGCCTCTTACTCTCATTCCAAAAGTTCCAAAGAATAATCTGGCAATGTCATCTGACATGAATAGTTCAG ATCAAGTTGCGATAAGAGAAGTATTGAGACCCAAAATGTTTAAATTATGGAAGAGTGCAGTGGACTCGTCTCTGGCATTGCTGCTGGATGACGCTGAAGCAAATGATCTCGCACCGGATTCACTGCTGACTTTGGTTGAGGAGTTCAGCGTGACATCTCAGGCAGCGGAGCACTCATTTCCTGCTCTGCTTGTGACCAATGGTGAGGTGAACACCGAATCTCTAAGTGCAGAATACATAAATGATGAGCCTGAAACAAGCATTTTTGGAAACGAAGAGGGCCGCCAGCTCGAGCAGTCACCTGATCTCTGTGACGATGAACATTTTGAACTTGACATGTTTGAGCGTCTGGAGTCATCTGTGCCATTGGGTTCGCTGCCGATTGACAGCATGATAGAGCAGCTGAACAGTGAGTGA
- the LOC136458207 gene encoding CRS2-associated factor 2, chloroplastic isoform X3: protein MPPPPPQGPVPSHAGRANLFSAPPPPLSNRRYPHQRSLPLPPVSPGRRDPKNHSRQPSQEVEPTDSGPRRTASTNPAFRAAHLRTAYRKPVPPAAAAGEGEALLAADPTDAASGRTVVVGPSGLSFRLPGAPFDFQFSYSEAPRAPPLAIREPAFLPFAPPTMPRPWTGKAPLLTKEEKARRRGVRLHTPLGQEPRQTVSAHGIMMEVRERRQMDLARVSPGDGRSREEVLGEPLTPSEVRALVKPHISHNRQLNIGRDGLTHNMLEMIHCHWRRQEICKVRCRGVPTVDMKNLCYHLEEKSGGKVIHRVGGVVFLYRGRHYDPRTRPRYPLMLWKPATPVYPKLIKEAPEGLTKEEADEMRRKGHDLLPICKLAKNGIYITLVKDVRDAFEGNDLVKIDCEGLNPSDYKKIGAKLRDLVPCVLLSFDDEQILMYRGKEWKSRYSKPLTLIPKVPKNNLAMSSDMNSSDTDQVAIREVLRPKMFKLWKSAVDSSLALLLDDAEANDLAPDSLLTLVEEFSVTSQAAEHSFPALLVTNGEVNTESLSAEYINDEPETSIFGNEEGRQLEQSPDLCDDEHFELDMFERLESSVPLGSLPIDSMIEQLNSE from the exons atgccgccaccgccgccgcagggTCCCGTTCCCTCCCATGCTGGCCGCGCCAACCTCTTCTCCGCCCCGCCGCCTCCCCTGTCCAACCGCCGCTACCCCCATCAACGGTCCCTGCCCCTCCCGCCCGTCTCCCCTGGCCGCCGCGACCCCAAGAACCACTCCCGGCAGCCTTCCCAAGAGGTAGAACCGACAGACAGCGGTCCAAGGAGAACGGCCAGCACCAACCCGGCCTTCCGCGCGGCCCACCTCCGTACCGCGTACCGCAAGCCCGTGCCTCCAGCCGCAGCCGCCGGCGAAGGCGAGGCCCTCCTCGCCGCCGACCCAACCGACGCCGCCTCGGGGCGCACCGTCGTCGTGGGTCCCTCGGGCCTCTCCTTCCGCCTCCCTGGCGCGCCGTTCGACTTCCAGTTCAGCTACTCCGAGGCGCCCCGCGCCCCGCCGCTCGCCATCCGGGAGCCGGCCTTCCTGCCCTTCGCGCCGCCGACCATGCCGCGGCCCTGGACGGGCAAGGCGCCGTTGCTGACGAAGGAGGAGAAGGCGCGCCGCCGGGGCGTGCGGCTGCACACGCCGCTCGGCCAGGAGCCGCGGCAAACGGTGAGCGCGCACGGGATCATGATGGAGGTCAGGGAGAGGAGGCAAATGGACCTGGCCAGGGTGAGCCCCGGTGACGGCAGGAGCAGGGAGGAGGTGCTCGGTGAACCGCTCACCCCATCTGAGGTGCGCGCGCTCGTCAAGCCGCACATTTCACACAACCGGCAGCTCAACATTG GAAGAGATGGCTTGACCCACAACATGTTGGAAATGATACATTGTCATTGGAGGCGCCAGGAAATCTGCAAAGTTAGATGCCGAGGCGTTCCAACTGTTGATATGAAGAATCTCTGTTATCATCTTGAG GAAAAGTCAGGTGGAAAAGTCATTCACCGAGTAGGTGGCGTTGTTTTTCTATATAGAGGAAGACATTATGATCCGAGGACCCGTCCTCGCTATCCACTAATGCTCTGGAAACCTGCCACTCCTGTATATCCAAAACTCATCAAAGAAGCTCCAGAAGGGCTTACAAAAGAAGAAGCAGATGAAATGAGAAGGAAAGGGCATGATCTGCTGCCAATCTGTAAATTAG ccaaaaatGGAatatacatcactcttgtcaaggATGTGCGAGATGCTTTTGAAGGAAATGACCTGGTAAAGATTGACTGTGAGGGTTTGAATCCAAGTGACTACAAAAAGATTGGAGCGAAACTAAGG GATCTTGTTCCCTGTGTTCTTTTATCATTTGACGATGAACAGATATTAATGTACAGAGGAAAAGAATGGAAATCCAGATACTCGAAGCCTCTTACTCTCATTCCAAAAGTTCCAAAGAATAATCTGGCAATGTCATCTGACATGAATAGTTCAG ATACAGATCAAGTTGCGATAAGAGAAGTATTGAGACCCAAAATGTTTAAATTATGGAAGAGTGCAGTGGACTCGTCTCTGGCATTGCTGCTGGATGACGCTGAAGCAAATGATCTCGCACCGGATTCACTGCTGACTTTGGTTGAGGAGTTCAGCGTGACATCTCAGGCAGCGGAGCACTCATTTCCTGCTCTGCTTGTGACCAATGGTGAGGTGAACACCGAATCTCTAAGTGCAGAATACATAAATGATGAGCCTGAAACAAGCATTTTTGGAAACGAAGAGGGCCGCCAGCTCGAGCAGTCACCTGATCTCTGTGACGATGAACATTTTGAACTTGACATGTTTGAGCGTCTGGAGTCATCTGTGCCATTGGGTTCGCTGCCGATTGACAGCATGATAGAGCAGCTGAACAGTGAGTGA